A genomic region of Drosophila kikkawai strain 14028-0561.14 chromosome X, DkikHiC1v2, whole genome shotgun sequence contains the following coding sequences:
- the Ir7d gene encoding uncharacterized protein Ir7d, which translates to MELRRAASGLLLLVLLVALAHSSLWPDQHPMEELLATRISGTLQKIFTNAFAAHNISVFISTAYKQMARDRVQLVQRVLDRSLGHRQSAVPIVLASRLSERLSSQVLVQLLFVECPEEVIAIASDLENNGLYLIVWLTTFPESKQAPVMSRIFAYFLLERYNINVLILVPSFYAVRAYNARPYTPTDCMSLVPVRIELKDAGIWDIFPPRLKNLYGCPLSVIVWDIPPYMTVHWEKSEPAEQLEGLDGLLLQIVAAKMNFTMRLIRNEPEGLIGGSSYVNGTLTGAYQMLRERRANFTLGCAACTPERSTYLAATGPYSQMAYVIVMRPRSGYSIYEVMLFPFNGYAWLLLAFVSSFHWLLGSHWRLPSPALAGWMLWIFVIRASYEASVFNFIHNSPVKPLPQTFEQTLAAGFHFITDHATYRMTLKLPAFEGRTSISPGQPVDVFDALLREPGRAGAFTSRVFLAQHLTRHRNHRHRLVILAEKMLDNMLCVYFPPGSYFALEFNEILFNMRSFGLFQHHSQRLDWGSMPTTSDSLGRSANPRSSSSSSCESAVKGRAESMGFVLAAFNCLMASFSISLAVLGLELLSQRRPSWRRLAWLMERL; encoded by the exons TTGTGGCCCGACCAGCATCCCATGGAGGAGCTTCTGGCCACGCGGATCTCTGGGACGCTGCAGAAGATCTTTACGAATGCCTTTGCCGCCCACAACATCAGCGTCTTCATCAGCACCGCCTACAAGCAGATGGCCAGGGATCGGGTGCAGCTGGTACAGCGGGTCCTGGACCGCAGCCTGGGTCACCGGCAGTCGGCTGTGCCCATTGTGCTGGCTTCCCGTCTGTCCGAAAGGCTTAGCAGCCAGGTCTTAGTCCAATTGCTGTTCGTTGAGTGCCCCGAGGAGGTTAT AGCAATTGCATCCGACTTGGAGAATAACGGCCTGTACCTGATTGTGTGGCTGACAACTTTCCCGGAGTCAAAGCAAGCACCTGTGATGTCCCGGATATTCGCGTACTTTTTGCTGGAACGCTACAACATCAATGTGCTGATCCTGGTGCCGAGTTTCTACGCTGTCCGGGCCTACAATGCTCGGCCGTACACGCCCACGGATTGCATGAGCCTGGTGCCGGTGAGGATCGAGCTAAAGGATGCCGGGATATGGGATATCTTTCCGCCCCGCCTGAAGAACCTCTACGGGTGTCCCTTGAGCGTGATCGTGTGGGACATACCGCCCTACATGACGGTGCACTGGGAGAAGAGCGAACCGGCTGAGCAACTGGAGGGACTGGacgggctgctgctgcagatcGTGGCCGCCAAGATGAACTTCACTATGCGACTGATACGGAACGAGCCGGAGGGTCTGATCGGGGGCTCCAGCTACGTGAACGGCACCCTCACCGGCGCCTATCAGATGCTTCGCGAACGGAGGGCCAACTTCACGTTAGGTTGTGCCGCCTGCACGCCGGAGAGATCCACCTACCTGGCCGCCACCGGTCCCTACAGCCAGATGGCCTACGTGATCGTGATGCGTCCGCGCAGCGGCTACAGCATCTACGAGGTGATGCTCTTCCCCTTTAACGGCTATGCCTGGCTGCTCCTGGCTTTCGTTTCCAGCTTTCACTGGCTCCTGGGCAGCCACTGGCGTCTGCCATCGCCCGCTCTGGCGGGCTGGATGCTCTGGATCTTTGTGATCCGGGCCAGCTACGAGGCGTCCGTGTTCAATTTTATACACAATTCGCCGGTGAAGCCGCTGCCGCAGACCTTCGAGCAGACGCTGGCGGCGGGTTTCCATTTCATCACGGATCATGCCACCTATCGGATGACCCTCAAGCTCCCCGCCTTTGAGGGCAGGACCAGCATCTCGCCGGGACAGCCGGTGGATGTGTTCGATGCCCTGCTTAGGGAGCCCGGCAGGGCCGGCGCCTTTACCAGTCGCGTCTTCTTGGCCCAGCACCTAACACGGCACCGGAACCACCGCCACCGGCTGGTGATTCTCGCCGAGAAGATGCTGGACAACATGCTATGTGTCTACTTCCCGCCCGGCTCCTACTTTGCCTTGGAGTTCAATGAGATTCTGTTCAACATGCGCAGCTTCGGTCTCTTCCAGCATCATTCGCAGCGGCTGGACTGGGGCAGCATGCCCACCACCTCGGACTCGTTGGGGAGGTCAGCAAATCctcgctcctcctcctcctcctcctgcgaGAGTGCGGTCAAGGGACGTGCCGAGTCCATGGGCTTCGTCCTGGCCGCCTTCAACTGCCTAATGGCATCTTTTAGCATCTCCCTGGCGGTGCTCGGCCTGGAATTGCTAAGTCAGAGGCGGCCAAGCTGGCGTAGATTGGCCTGGCTAATGGAGAGGCTGTGA
- the Ir7c gene encoding glutamate receptor codes for MLPSGTQNVSLVYALVWAIDHYYGRSTSTALAVVKFPTSRASRGHHNDLIDEALARSAGSGRIKFQLEDDHIESTTNGTDESELPPPSGVTGRPIAIWFLDSLRSYFRLELYLNQLGSPYKRTGNFLLVYTGLESQPMESIKIMFRRLLNMYVLNVSVFLQRNASVHVYTYYPYGPHRCQSSLPVFYTAFQELEAGVVGLTKPLFPSKLANMHGCQLVAATFEHRPYVILEDDPLQKDGNDRILHGIEGRIVKTLAERMNFSIKLVEPKDKDRGQIQPDGNYTGILKMIVDGEANLTFVCFMYSKARSDLMLPSVSYMSFPIVLCVPSGGSMTPLQRLTRPFRYIIWSCILGSLLFGLLLIGLLRLRQPQALHYLILGRANHRACLGMWNVLLGGLALYHPRRNFARFLLLMWLLQTLVLRAAYTGQLYLLLQDVEMRAPLQKLSEVVAQGYVFHMLPALQNIFRESMTGIRIHVVASHEESLLRLREEDDPGIAVPVLQPTVYQFDYRSGPNRRHLAVLPLPLMTAPLTMYMRPHSYLKRRIDRLLMAMMSSGIVFRFRGMYLDRIERMSKRRRSMEPQSLTLWRLSGIFACCGALQLLAVLVFGLELLSAATGHPQLRRALSLLNDFIA; via the exons ATGTTGCCCAGCGGCACACAAAACGTGAGCCTGGTCTACGCCTTGGTCTGGGCCATCGACCACTATTACGGCCGCTCCACGAGCACTGCCCTGGCGGTGGTTAAGTTCCCCACCAGTCGGGCCAGCCGTGGCCACCACAACGATCTGATCGACGAGGCTCTGGCCAGATCCGCGGGCTCGGGACGGATCAAGTTCCAGCTGGAGGACGACCACATTGAAAGCACCACCAATGGCACCGATGAGAGTgagctgccgccgccgagcGGAGTGACGGGCAGGCCCATTGCCATCTGGTTCCTGGACAGCCTGCGCTCGTACTTCCGCCTGGAGCTGTACCTGAACCAGCTGGGCAGTCCCTACAAGCGGACCGGGAACTTTCTGCTGGTCTACACGGGCCTGGAGAGCCAGCCAATGGAGTCCATCAAGATAATGTTCCGGCGACTGCTTAACATGTACGTGCTGAATGTGAGCGTGTTCCTGCAGCGCAACGCGAGTGTCCACGTGTATACCTACTACCCCTACGGACCGCATCGCTGCCAGTCCTCGCTGCCCGTCTTTTACACGGCCTTCCAGGAGCTGGAGGCCGGCGTGGTCGGTCTGACCAAGCCGCTTTTCCCCAGCAAGTTGGCAAATATGCATGGTTGCCAGCTGGTGGCCGCCACCTTTGAGCACCGGCCGTATGTGATCCTCGAGGACGATCCGCTGCAGAAGGACGGCAACGACAGGATCCTGCACGGCATCGAGGGCAGAATTGTGAAAACCCTCGCCGAACGCATGAACTTCAGCATTAAGCTGGTGGAGCCAAAGGACAAGGATCGCGGCCAGATCCAGCCGGACGGCAATTACACGGGCATACTCAAGATG ATTGTCGACGGCGAGGCGAACCTCACCTTCGTGTGCTTCATGTACAGCAAGGCTCGATCGGATCTGATGCTGCCCAGCGTGTCCTACATGAGTTTCCCCATCGTCCTGTGCGTTCCAAGCGGCGGCTCTATGACTCCGCTGCAACGCCTCACGCGTCCCTTCCGATACATCATATGGTCCTGCATCCTCGGGAGCCTCCTCTTTGGCCTGCTGCTCATCGGCCTGCTGCGTCTGAGGCAGCCGCAGGCACTGCATTACCTGATCCTAGGCAGGGCTAATCACCGGGCCTGCCTGGGCATGTGGAACGTCCTGCTGGGCGGCCTGGCTCTGTACCATCCGCGGCGGAACTTTGCCCGGTTTTTGCTGCTGATGTGGCTACTCCAGACGCTCGTCCTGCGGGCCGCCTATACCGGGCAGCTTTACTTGCTACTGCAGGACGTGGAGATGCGGGCGCCGCTTCAGAAGCTGTCCGAGGTGGTGGCCCAGGGCTATGTGTTCCACATGCTGCCCGCCCTGCAGAACATCTTTCGGGAATCGATGACCGGCATCCGGATTCATGTTGTGGCCAGTCACGAGGAGTCGCTGCTGCGGCTGCGAGAGGAGGACGATCCGGGCATAGCAGTACCAGTGCTCCAACCGACGGTGTACCAGTTTGACTACCGCTCCGGACCGAACCGGAGGCACCTAGCCGTGCTACCGCTGCCGCTGATGACCGCCCCGCTGACGATGTACATGCGACCCCACTCGTATCTCAAGCGACGCATCGACCGCCTACTGATGGCCATGATGTCCTCGGGCATCGTGTTCCGCTTCCGGGGTATGTACCTGGACCGCATCGAGCGGATGTCCAAGCGGCGACGCAGCATGGAGCCCCAGTCGCTGACCCTCTGGCGGCTCTCTGGGATCTTTGCCTGCTGCGGTGCCCTCCAGCTGCTGGCCGTCCTGGTCTTTGGCCTGGAGCTGCTCTCCGCCGCCACCGGGCATCCCCAGTTACGCAGGGCTTTAAGCTtgttaaatgattttattgcataa